A single genomic interval of Terriglobus albidus harbors:
- a CDS encoding glycoside hydrolase family 3 N-terminal domain-containing protein: MIRLYLPLFLGCVFCGLVAGSYAQRPLPSNKELASPQIERRVDALLRQMTLTEKIGQLVQYNATQSHPAGTEKKSTAALNVNPPGPGGVDSYELAQKGELGSMLNAVGQDLTNHFQHAAVDQTRLHIPLLFGADVVHGFRTIFPVPLATASSWDPDLITEMGRTAAIEARTAGVNWFYSPMVDIARDPRWGRCTEGAGEDPYLGSVIARAYIRGYQGKSLGDRNSVAASVKHYAAYGAAEAGRDYNTTDMSDLLLRQVYLAPYRAAAQEGAATFMSAFNSLNGVPASANPYLMQTILREEWGFNGFIVSDYTAVMELIRHGIALDAASATEKALKAGVDIDMNAHFYDKELPALVNSGKVPMAVVDEAVRRILRVKFALGLFEHPFTEGPEVTRAVPEHRPLARRAAEESFVLLQNKPVNGKPLLPLTGNGRNIALIGPLADDAPDMVGAWSGANNFEDVHTLRQSFTEAAQQEGFALAYAKGTDISGNSNAGFEAAVAAAEEADVVVMALGESSDMSGEAASRTHLDLPGNQQALLEAVQATGKPIVLLIFSGRPLVLKWASEHVPAVMEVWFPGMETGPAITNVLFGKTAPSGKLTMSFPQSVGQVPIYYNRLPTGRPIQYPDPAHPDAYVEKKYVSRYLDESNDPLFPFGHGLTYTAFAYKDVSVSAQRVNASALMKDRKANPLIASAIITNTGEREGSEVVQCYINIRGASTEQPVRSLQGFARVTLKPGESRKVEFPLGFDELSFYNAKSQQVIEPAEYTVFIGGSSLADQAARFVTLP, translated from the coding sequence ATGATTCGTCTCTACCTTCCCCTGTTCCTCGGTTGTGTCTTCTGTGGCCTCGTCGCGGGTTCGTACGCCCAACGTCCCCTTCCATCGAATAAAGAGCTGGCCAGTCCCCAGATCGAACGGAGAGTGGATGCCTTGCTCCGTCAGATGACGCTGACGGAGAAGATCGGGCAGCTTGTCCAGTACAACGCCACACAATCGCACCCTGCAGGGACTGAGAAGAAATCGACGGCTGCGCTGAACGTCAACCCGCCCGGTCCGGGTGGGGTTGACAGCTATGAGCTGGCGCAGAAAGGCGAACTGGGTTCCATGCTGAACGCCGTCGGCCAGGATCTGACGAATCACTTTCAGCATGCGGCGGTGGATCAGACGCGGCTGCACATCCCGCTTCTGTTCGGGGCGGATGTTGTGCACGGCTTTCGTACGATCTTCCCGGTGCCGCTGGCAACCGCTTCGAGCTGGGATCCTGATCTCATCACCGAGATGGGCCGAACGGCAGCAATTGAAGCCCGTACCGCAGGCGTGAACTGGTTCTACTCTCCCATGGTCGATATCGCACGCGATCCGCGATGGGGTCGATGCACCGAAGGAGCGGGAGAGGATCCGTATCTGGGCTCCGTCATCGCTCGTGCCTACATCCGTGGCTATCAGGGCAAGAGTCTGGGTGATCGCAACTCCGTCGCCGCCTCAGTCAAACACTACGCAGCCTATGGAGCGGCGGAGGCCGGGCGCGACTACAACACGACAGACATGAGCGACCTGTTGCTGCGCCAGGTGTACCTTGCGCCCTATCGCGCGGCGGCACAGGAAGGTGCAGCGACATTCATGTCGGCCTTCAACTCGCTCAATGGTGTGCCAGCCAGCGCCAACCCTTACCTGATGCAGACGATCCTGCGCGAGGAGTGGGGCTTCAACGGCTTCATCGTCTCCGACTACACCGCAGTGATGGAGCTGATCCGGCATGGCATCGCGCTGGATGCCGCCAGCGCCACGGAAAAGGCTCTCAAGGCCGGTGTGGACATCGACATGAACGCGCACTTCTATGACAAGGAACTTCCCGCGCTGGTGAACTCAGGCAAGGTTCCGATGGCCGTTGTCGATGAGGCAGTGCGCCGCATTCTGCGGGTGAAGTTCGCTCTCGGACTCTTCGAACATCCCTTCACCGAAGGGCCTGAGGTTACAAGAGCCGTGCCAGAGCACAGACCGCTGGCTCGCCGCGCGGCGGAAGAGTCTTTCGTCCTGCTGCAGAATAAGCCCGTCAATGGAAAGCCGCTTCTACCGCTGACGGGAAATGGGCGCAATATCGCCCTTATTGGACCGCTGGCAGATGATGCCCCTGACATGGTGGGTGCGTGGTCCGGTGCGAATAACTTCGAGGACGTCCACACGCTGCGCCAAAGCTTTACCGAAGCAGCACAGCAGGAAGGGTTCGCCCTGGCCTATGCGAAAGGCACCGATATCTCGGGCAACTCCAACGCAGGTTTTGAGGCGGCAGTTGCGGCAGCCGAGGAGGCAGATGTCGTGGTCATGGCGCTGGGAGAATCCAGTGACATGAGCGGCGAGGCGGCTTCGCGTACTCACCTTGATCTTCCTGGCAACCAGCAGGCATTACTGGAAGCCGTACAGGCGACCGGTAAGCCGATCGTGCTTCTGATCTTCTCCGGCCGGCCGCTTGTGCTGAAGTGGGCCAGCGAACATGTTCCCGCCGTAATGGAGGTCTGGTTCCCTGGCATGGAGACCGGCCCGGCCATCACCAACGTGCTCTTCGGCAAGACCGCACCTTCAGGGAAGCTCACCATGAGCTTCCCGCAATCAGTAGGACAAGTACCGATCTATTACAACCGCCTGCCGACGGGCCGTCCGATTCAATACCCGGATCCGGCGCACCCAGATGCCTACGTTGAGAAGAAGTATGTCTCCCGCTACCTGGATGAGTCGAACGATCCTCTCTTCCCCTTCGGTCATGGCCTGACCTACACCGCCTTTGCTTATAAGGACGTTTCTGTTTCTGCCCAACGCGTGAACGCTTCCGCATTGATGAAGGACAGAAAAGCCAACCCGTTGATTGCGTCAGCCATCATCACGAACACGGGCGAGCGTGAAGGCTCTGAAGTCGTTCAGTGCTACATCAACATTCGTGGAGCAAGCACGGAACAACCGGTACGCAGCCTGCAAGGGTTCGCCCGTGTAACGCTCAAGCCGGGAGAGTCCAGAAAGGTCGAATTTCCCCTCGGCTTTGACGAGCTTTCGTTTTACAACGCGAAGAGCCAGCAGGTGATCGAACCCGCGGAGTATACGGTCTTCATCGGCGGCAGTTCCCTTGCCGATCAGGCGGCGCGGTTCGTTACGTTGCCTTAG
- a CDS encoding PadR family transcriptional regulator has translation MTKSNELLQGTLDLLILKVLTPGPMHGLAIADRVRQLSNDVLRVNQSALYPALHRLEHQAWITAEWGESENNRRAKFYSLTKAGRARLKSEEASWDRLSSAVYGVLRSV, from the coding sequence ATGACGAAGTCCAACGAACTACTGCAGGGCACACTTGATCTTCTGATTCTCAAAGTGCTCACGCCTGGGCCAATGCACGGCCTCGCCATTGCCGACCGCGTTCGTCAGCTCTCCAACGATGTTCTGCGTGTTAACCAAAGCGCACTCTATCCCGCACTTCACCGCCTTGAACATCAGGCCTGGATTACGGCCGAGTGGGGTGAGTCAGAAAATAACCGGCGCGCCAAGTTTTACTCGCTGACCAAAGCAGGTCGAGCCCGACTGAAGTCTGAAGAGGCCTCCTGGGATCGTCTCTCTTCTGCTGTCTACGGCGTACTTCGCTCTGTATAA
- a CDS encoding ABC transporter permease translates to MRFIDSLRHRLHSLFHRDAANAELNDELRFHLDTLIERNIARGMSPRQARTAAQKEFGSFAEATQSTYESRGTALLEDLAQDVRYGVRSLRRQPGFTAVTVLTLAIGIGACTAIFSLVNAVLLRSLPYGDASRLVYLYTPNPHLKEIPQEATGPSNADFFEIRAQVRSFASMTMFDQKSMNLNTGDQPERVGVARVDSSFFHTLEAAPLIGREFRDADQEPGNSRSVVLSYSLWQSLFAGSDDVLSRNITLDGETYHVVGVMPSGFGYPHKTDLAFGNGNIADTQLWVPIALTAQERASRDPSSINALARLAPGVSVKDAQAEMSPLVARLQPLHHDLIFSGGMIALVKPLTQTVLGGARPLMLLLLGAVGSVLLIACANAANLLLARAAGRRHELGVRTTLGASRGRLVRQMLTESLLLASAAGIIGVGLALFFIRALIKLNPGNIPHMETTSLDLRTMVFLILISFVTSILFGTLPALSGTRINVADFLSSAGTRLIVDRRRLRRGLVVAQVALVVVLLTGAGLFLRSYRKVLSVQAGFSPSTLTAGLPVSTSADTEDKRRAFYASVLEGVSSQPGLSAAGLVNYLPLSDSESITTLWVDGYPNQKNQWVESRDVSSGYFTAMQIPLLRGRYFTAEEDTSAPRFVVIINQTFANTYLAGKDPIGHRLRTNSDDPWATIVGVVQDIRNESIETAAVPQIYTPFFSSFAPPIGVTVAVRSSLPQSATIAALRSAVRSIDPNLPLSHIRLMSELTAHATAPRRFQTTLLSVFSGIALFLAIVGVYGLLAYTVRQRTGEIGLRMALGSSRAHIARLILNEGLSLLLAGLGIGIVGGIAFAHLLRSFLYQVPALDPLTFVLVPVLLLIATLVACLVPSIRAAAIDPMVALRHE, encoded by the coding sequence ATGCGATTCATCGATAGTCTTCGCCACCGTCTTCATTCACTGTTCCATCGCGATGCCGCCAACGCGGAGCTGAACGACGAGCTTCGCTTTCACCTCGACACCCTGATCGAGCGCAATATCGCGAGAGGCATGTCGCCGCGGCAGGCACGTACGGCTGCACAGAAGGAGTTCGGCAGTTTTGCCGAAGCGACACAGTCCACTTACGAATCTCGGGGAACCGCACTGCTCGAGGACCTCGCGCAAGATGTCCGCTACGGCGTGCGCTCTCTGCGGCGGCAGCCCGGATTTACCGCGGTCACGGTGCTTACCCTTGCGATTGGCATCGGCGCGTGTACGGCGATCTTCTCTCTGGTCAACGCCGTTCTGTTGCGCTCGCTGCCCTACGGCGATGCAAGCCGCCTGGTCTATCTCTACACGCCAAATCCGCATCTGAAGGAGATTCCACAGGAGGCGACGGGTCCCAGCAACGCCGACTTTTTTGAAATTCGCGCACAGGTCCGCTCCTTTGCATCGATGACCATGTTCGATCAGAAGAGCATGAACCTCAATACCGGCGATCAGCCTGAGCGTGTTGGCGTCGCACGGGTCGATTCGAGTTTCTTCCACACACTTGAAGCTGCGCCGCTCATCGGCCGTGAATTCCGAGATGCAGACCAGGAACCCGGAAACAGCCGCTCCGTTGTCCTCAGCTACTCGCTCTGGCAGTCACTCTTCGCCGGCTCCGATGATGTTTTGAGTCGCAATATCACGCTCGACGGTGAAACCTATCACGTTGTCGGCGTCATGCCTTCCGGCTTCGGCTATCCACACAAAACGGATCTCGCCTTCGGCAATGGAAACATCGCGGACACCCAATTGTGGGTTCCCATTGCGCTTACGGCGCAAGAACGCGCAAGCCGTGACCCAAGCAGCATAAATGCTCTCGCTCGCCTCGCTCCAGGTGTGTCAGTAAAAGATGCTCAGGCCGAGATGAGTCCACTCGTCGCTCGCCTCCAGCCGTTGCATCACGATCTCATCTTCAGCGGCGGTATGATCGCATTGGTCAAACCGCTTACCCAGACGGTTCTCGGCGGTGCGCGTCCGCTGATGCTGCTTCTGCTTGGGGCGGTTGGCTCTGTTCTGTTGATTGCCTGCGCAAACGCCGCGAATCTCCTGCTGGCGCGCGCAGCTGGCCGTCGCCACGAATTGGGAGTACGCACTACCCTCGGCGCCAGTCGCGGCCGCCTTGTGCGCCAGATGCTTACAGAATCGCTTTTGCTCGCCAGCGCCGCCGGCATCATCGGCGTGGGGCTTGCCCTGTTCTTCATTCGAGCCCTCATAAAACTCAATCCTGGCAACATCCCGCATATGGAGACCACCTCGCTCGATCTCCGCACGATGGTCTTTCTCATCCTTATCAGCTTTGTCACCAGCATCCTTTTCGGCACGCTTCCGGCACTCTCAGGGACACGGATCAATGTCGCGGACTTTTTGTCCAGTGCGGGCACACGCCTCATCGTCGATCGTCGGCGCCTTCGTCGCGGTCTGGTCGTCGCGCAGGTCGCGCTCGTCGTTGTGTTGTTGACTGGTGCAGGGCTCTTCCTTCGCAGCTATCGGAAGGTGCTCTCCGTCCAGGCGGGCTTCTCCCCCTCCACGTTGACGGCCGGCCTTCCCGTGAGCACATCGGCTGACACTGAGGACAAGCGCCGCGCCTTCTATGCATCGGTCCTCGAAGGAGTTTCCTCGCAGCCGGGTTTGAGTGCTGCGGGCCTGGTTAACTATCTTCCTCTCTCAGACTCGGAAAGCATAACCACACTGTGGGTCGATGGTTATCCGAATCAAAAGAACCAATGGGTGGAGTCTCGCGACGTCTCTTCCGGCTACTTCACTGCGATGCAGATTCCCCTGCTGAGAGGGCGTTACTTCACCGCGGAAGAAGACACATCTGCACCGCGCTTTGTCGTCATCATCAACCAGACCTTCGCCAATACGTACCTCGCAGGCAAAGACCCCATTGGTCATCGGCTTCGGACTAACTCGGATGATCCCTGGGCCACGATCGTCGGAGTTGTTCAGGATATCCGGAACGAAAGTATTGAGACCGCAGCCGTCCCGCAGATCTATACTCCCTTCTTTTCTTCGTTTGCGCCTCCGATCGGCGTCACGGTGGCAGTGCGTTCTTCGTTGCCTCAGAGCGCGACTATCGCCGCACTACGCTCGGCCGTCCGCTCCATCGATCCAAACCTTCCCCTCTCTCACATCCGGCTTATGAGCGAGCTTACCGCACATGCTACCGCGCCCCGGCGCTTTCAGACGACGCTGCTCTCCGTCTTTTCCGGCATAGCCCTCTTCCTCGCGATCGTCGGTGTCTATGGTCTGCTTGCCTATACCGTACGTCAGCGCACCGGCGAGATCGGCCTGCGCATGGCGCTCGGTTCTTCCCGCGCCCACATTGCCAGGCTCATTCTGAACGAGGGTCTCTCGCTGCTGCTTGCTGGACTGGGTATTGGCATTGTCGGTGGCATTGCCTTCGCGCACCTTCTGCGTAGTTTTCTCTACCAGGTACCTGCCCTCGATCCGCTCACGTTCGTGCTGGTGCCTGTCCTGCTGTTGATCGCGACACTCGTCGCCTGCCTCGTTCCGAGTATTCGAGCTGCAGCCATCGATCCCATGGTGGCTCTTCGCCATGAGTGA